CTTTACGCCTGAAAAAGTCCAAATCGTCGCGCAGGCACGCGGCAAGAAAAACACGCGAGTTGAACAGACATTTGATTGGAAGAGCTAGGAGGTTATCAATAATGTGGGGCAATAAGAAATCCAAAGGGCGTAAACCCGTTACCGGTCACTTTGACACTCTAATATCGAATAAAACCCAAATTGTTGGTGACTTACAGTTTTCTGGTGGGCTTCATATAGACGGAACCGTAAAAGGGACTATCCGAGCAGATGAAAGTAGCGAAGCGATCATTCGAATTAGTGATGTCGGAGAGGTTGATGGTGATGTAATCGCTCCTCATATTATTGTTAACGGCACGGTTCATGGTGATGTTTATTCGTCGAAGCATATAGAACTCGCCGCAAATGCCTCGATTAAGGGTAATGTATATTATCACTTAATTGAGATGGTTATGGGAGCTGAGGTGAATGGGAATCTTGTTCACAATAAAGAGCCTGTTTCTGTTTCAGGGCGTGCGCAGCCTGAAGATCAGCGTCAGGAGGTTGAGATAAATAGTGACGACGATAGTTTTGAAAAGGAAGACAGTTTATCTGCTAACTAATAAATTAATACCGACTAATAATTGACTAAATTAGTCGGTTAATTGGATAATTAGCGGCCTAGGTTGTTTTCCGTTGGAGGAATTATGAGTGTTGTCGAATCGCACATGCCTGAACTATTAGTCTTTACGGATGCAGCTGCGTCTAAAGTAAAGAATCTGATAGAAGAAGAAGGTAATCCTGAATTAAAGCTTCGGGTCTTTGTGACTGGAGGTGGTTGCTCAGGATTTCAGTACGGCTTTACGTTTGATGAAGCGATGGCTGATGACGATACGGCTATTGAAAAGGATGGGGTTTTATTGCTAGTTGACCCTATGAGCTATCAGTATCTTGTTGGTGCAACTGTTGATTATAGTGAGGGATTACAAGGTTCTCAGTTCGTGGTTAACAACCCTAATGCGTCAAGCACATGTGGTTGTGGTTCTTCATTTAGTATCTAATGTGATATGCCCTCAAATATATGAGGGTTGTGTTGCCCGCTTTTGTGATAACTCTTTATAACCTATTCTTTCTATCAATATCAGTTTCCACAATAAATAGCCCCAAGCACTCGTTCTGCTTTAGCTCCTGTAACTGAGGTTAAGTTACCGCTAAGCTTGTTAAGTGTTCGGTGTGCCAACCAAGCAAAGGCCACTGATTCAACTAAGTCGGGTGCGATACCCAGTTCGCTTGTGGAGCTAACTTGTTTAGTCGGCAGGAGTGCTTGGAGTCGTTCCATCATATGCTGGTTTTTTGCTCCGCCACCACAGATGTAGACTTCATTTACGATGTCGTCTGACTCAAGTTGAGCGTCACACATCATGACTGCATCACTAATTGTTTTGCAGGTAAACTCGGTTAGGGTTGCTTGTATATCTGTGGCAGTTAAATGGGTAAAGTTTAGCAAATGCTGCTCTAGCCAGTCTGAATTGAAAAGCTCTCTTCCAGTGCTTTTGGGAGGTTGCAGTGTTAGGTAGGGTTCAGCAAGCAGTTGGCTAAGCAGTGTTGTGTCAACCCTTCCTGATTTTGCCCACTCTCCGTTATGGTCATACTTTTGTTGCTTCTGCTTATACACCCAGTAATCAAGTAGTACATTGCCAGGCCCGGTATCAAAGCCAAGGGTTGGCGTATCAGACTTGGCAATGAGGGTAATATTGGCCATTCCACCGATATTGACAATAGCTCGACTATTATTGAGGTCTTTGAATATATCCTGGTGAAAGGCAGGTACAAGTGGTGCGCCTTGTCCATTGGCTGCAATATCTCTACGCCTGAAATCAGCAATCGTTGTGATTCCGGTGCATTCAGCAATGGTGTTGGGGTCAGCAATTTGCAACGTAAAGGGGTGTTTGCCGTTAGGGGAGTGGCGAATGGTTTGCCCATGACTTCCTATGGCTGAAATACGCCTTGAAGGTATATTGGCTTTTTCGCAGAGCTCTATGGCTGCTTTTGCAAACAGGTGTCCGAGCTCTCGATCAAGCTCAAATGCACGCTGAATTTCATCATAGCCGCTACTGCATAACTCCAAAATTGTGTTTTTTAATATTTGGGGAATGGCTATGGAGTGTGAGTCTACGATGCTGATGCGGTCGGATATTTGAATTAGAACAGCATCGACGGCGTCGATGCTGGTACCTGACATAAGGCCTATAAAGAGTGCCTCATCTGCTAACTGCGCCATTTTAGTTGGCGGCCAAACGATAGCTCTGAGAGAGTGTGTCTAGCTGCGACAAATAAAGACGAGTCTGTTTCTTGAATTCAGCCATTTCGCTTTTGTGAATTGGATTAGCTTGAGGCAACTTAACCTTTACTGAATTCTTTTGCACTCCATTTACTTTGAATTCATAGTGCAGGTGTGGGCCAGATGCTAATCCAGTGCTACCCACATATCCGATAATCTGCCCTTGTTTAACTCTAGCGCCGTTCCGAACACCTCGAGCATACTTACTCATGTGAGCATATAAAGTTGATATTTTTTGGCCGTGTTGGATGATTACCGCTTTGCCATAACCCCCTTTTCGACCTGCATGAATTACCTTGCCGTCTCCAGTTGCCTTAATAGGCGTTCCTCGGCTAGCTGCGTAATCGGTTCCTTTGTGAGCTCTGATTGTATGCAGCACTGGATGTTTACGGCGGAGATTAAAGTGTGAAGATATACGGGCAAAGTCGATAGGTGATCGTAAAAAAGCCTTTCTCATGCTGTGGCCTTCAGGGGTGAAGTAGTTCTGATCGCCTTTTCTATCTTTATAAAGCACCGCTTTTAATTCACGTCCTTGATTATTAAACGTGGCTGCTATTATGTTGCCCTCACCAATTTTATTGCCATCAATGTAGAGCTCTTCGTATATTAAGTTAAAAGAGTCGCCACTTCGGATATCGAGAATAAAATCTATATCCCAACCGAAGATATTTGCAAGCTCCATTATCATTGACTGCTTTAAGCCAGCTTTTTGCCCTGCGAGGAAAAGTGAGCTATCAATTTTACCCTCTGCATATGCTAACTGTACTTCGGGCTCTATGAAAACTTCTTCGCTGGTGAATTTTCCGTTATCTCCACGAGTGAGCACTAGTGATTCAAGCTGGCTTCTTTGGAGTCTAATTTGACTAACTTCATTGCTCTCTTCCATGAGGAATGAGAGCGTTTCACCAGGATATATATTTGCGAGTTGTTTGTTTGACTTGTGCCCTGCAATTACCTGATACATGATCTTGTCGTTAAGTCCTGCTTTTTTGAAAAGCGTTGACAGTGTGTCGCCTTTCTTAACTTCAAAGTTATCCCACTGGGCTGAGGAAATGTCAGTGATTTGAGTTTCAGGTGTGGATGGCACGATTTCGCTTGAAGGGCTGTCTGCAGTTTGCTGATTGATGGCGTGATCGTTATGCGCACTCTCCTTAGTAATATCTAAAGGAATAGATATGCGATTGGCTTCCACCTCACTGCTAGGGCTCAATAGCAGCATGATGGTTACAGCAAGGCTTAAGCTTCCGGCAGCCAATAGGTGAGTTTTGGGAAAATCTCGGTTCACGTTAATACCTTTTATTTCTGGCTCTTATTCGACATGTCTTGGCAATCTACATTAAGTATAGGTGATATATTGCTAATAGATCAAAGAAGAATAACAACGATTTCATGAATCAGCTCTAAAATCTGTTATAATTGCCTGCTATTTCTTTTTACAGGGTAATCCCTATAAAGTGCATAGTTTACTCTTGTTTAGCGTAAGTTGTGGCTAATAATGGTTAAAATGTATGGCAATAATGTTGCTGCATGTATCGTATGGTGAAGGTTGATGTCCTCAGTAGAACACGCGTTATCAGTAATTCGTCGAGGTGTAGACGAAATCCTCGTTGAAGAAGATTTAATTAAAAAGCTGGAGTCAGGTAAAAGATTGCGTATAAAAGCAGGCTTTGACCCGACAGCCCCTGACTTGCACTTGGGCCATACGGTGTTAATCAATAAATTGAAGCAATTTCAAGATTTAGGTCACGAGGTGTTGTTCCTGATTGGTGACTTCACTGGAATGATTGGCGACCCTACTGGTAAAAGTGCGACCAGGCCACCCTTGACGGAAGAGCAGGTTGCTAAAAATGCTGAGTCCTACAAAGAGCAGGTTTTTAAAATACTTGACCCAGAAAAAACCACGGTAATGTTTAATTCGGAGTGGATGAGTAAAATGTCTGCCTCTGACATGATTCGGTTAGCAGGTCAGTACACCGTAGCAAGAATGCTTGAGCGGGATGATTTCAGCAAGCGCTTCAAGGGTGAGCAGTCGATCGCTATACATGAGTTTCTATATCCCTTGGTTCAGGGTTATGACTCGGTGGCGATGCAGGCTGATGTGGAGCTAGGTGGGACCGATCAAAAATTCAACCTTCTTATGGGGCGCACACTCCAAAAGAGTGCAGGTCAAGATCCTCAGACTATTATCACTATGCCAATTCTTGAGGGGTTGGACGGTGTTCAAAAAATGTCTAAATCTCTAGGTAACTACATCGGCGTGTCTGATGCTCCTGGAGAGATGTACACCAAAATTCTATCAATGCCAGATGCGTTGATGTGGCGATATTTTGAGTTGTTGAGTTTCAAGCCTATGGAAGAGGTTGAAGCTTATCGTCAGGAAGTCTCTTCTGGTCGTAACCCGCAAGAGATTAAGCAGGTATTGGCTAGAGAAATTATAGAGCGGTTTCATGATGCTTCTGCTGCAGAAAACGCCCACAAGTCCGCAGGAAACAAAATGGACTTAGGAGAAATTCCTGATGATGTTCCAGAGGTAGATCTCGAGTTAGAAGGTCAGAGTGAAATTTGGATTAATGAGATTTTGAGGCGTGCCGGTTTGGTTGTAAATGGTAAGGCTGCAAAAGACGCTCTGGGTAGAGGGGTTGTATTTGCCGATGGAGAGAAAATCGAAGCTGGCTTCAAGATGGTTGCCGGTGACTCTAAAGTAATTCAGGCGGGGAAGAAGAAGATTGCCCGCGTTACTGTTAAGTAGTATTGGTGTCTACTATAGATTATTTGGTTTTTGAAAGGCCGAGCAGTACTGCTCGGCCTTTTTTGTTTAAATGAAAATTAAATGGAATTATTTGGGGTTGAACTGTTGACCGCAGACTCCAACTCTATATAATGCGCCCCTCTTCTGCAGGAGGCACCGAGATGCGGTGCTTTGGTAGAAGGCTAAATGATTGAAATAACGTAACATTTTGTTAGTTTTGTTTCGGTGGTTTAGGTTGACTTAAGCGTTTCGGATAGTCAGTTAAATGATTGTCGCGAAGCAGCTAAAAAAGGGTTGACAGTAAGATGGGGTGCTGTAGAATACGCGCCTCGGTTGAGTAACGACTCAACCGGTTCTTTAAAAATTTAGCCAAGCAATTCGTGTGGGCGCTGACTGAGATAATCTGTTAAAGAATATCAAGTTAGTGACACATGAAAATTCATTTCGATGTGATTTTTATACGTTTTAACTTGAGCAAGACTTAGTCCTACTTTTTAGTGGACTTAAAAGATTAAACTGAAGAGTTTGATCATGGCTCAGATTGAACGCTGGCGGCAGGCCTAACACATGCAAGTCGAGCGGTAACAGATCTAGCTTGCTAGATGCTGACGAGCGGCGGACGGGTGAGTAACGCGTAGGAATTTGCCTGATAGAGGGGGATAGCCCGGGGAAACTCGGATTAATACCGCATACGCTCTACGGAGGAAAGCAGGGGCTCTTCGGACCTTGCGCTATCAGATAAGCCTGCGTGGGATTAGCTAGTTGGTGAGGTAAAGGCTCACCAAGGCGACGATCTCTAGCTGGTCTGAGAGGATGATCAGCCACACTGGGACTGAGACACGGCCCAGACTCCTACGGGAGGCAGCAGTGGGGAATATTGCACAATGGGCGCAAGCCTGATGCAGCCATGCCGCGTGTGTGAAGAAGGCTTTCGGGTTGTAAAGCACTTTCAGTTGGGAGGAAAAGTTGTAGGTTAATACCCTATAGCCGTGACGTTACCAACAGAAGAAGCACCGGCTAACTCCGTGCCAGCAGCCGCGGTAATACGGAGGGTGCAAGCGTTAATCGGAATTACTGGGCGTAAAGCGCGCGTAGGTGGTTTGTTAAGCGAGATGTGAAAGCCCCGGGCTCAACCTGGGAACTGCATTTCGAACTGGCATGCTAGAGTATGGTAGAGGTAAGTGGAATTTCCTGTGTAGCGGTGAAATGCGTAGATATAGGAAGGAACACCAGTGGCGAAGGCGACTTACTGGACCAATACTGACACTGAGGTGCGAAAGCGTGGGGAGCAAACAGGATTAGATACCCTGGTAGTCCACGCCGTAAACGATGTCTACTAGCCGTTGGGAGACTTGATCTTTTAGTGGCGCAGCTAACGCGATAAGTAGACCGCCTGGGGAGTACGGCCGCAAGGTTAAAACTCAAATGAATTGACGGGGGCCCGCACAAGCGGTGGAGCATGTGGTTTAATTCGATGCAACGCGAAGAACCTTACCTGGTCTTGACATCCTGCGAACTTACTAGAGATAGTTTGGTGCCTTCGGGAACGCAGTGACAGGTGCTGCATGGCTGTCGTCAGCTCGTGTTGTGAAATGTTGGGTTAAGTCCCGTAACGAGCGCAACCCCTATCCTTATTTGCCAGCACGTAATGGTGGGAACTCTAGGGAGACTGCCGGTGACAAACCGGAGGAAGGTGGGGACGACGTCAAGTCATCATGGCCCTTACGACCAGGGCTACACACGTGCTACAATGGGCAGTACAGAGGGTTGCCAAGCCGCGAGGTGGAGCTAATCCCTTAAAACTGTTCGTAGTCCGGATTGGAGTCTGCAACTCGACTCCATGAAGTCGGAATCGCTAGTAATCGCGAATCAGAATGTCGCGGTGAATACGTTCCCGGGCCTTGTACACACCGCCCGTCACACCATGGGAGTGGATTGCACCAGAAGTAGTTAGTCTAACCTTCGGGAGGACGATTACCACGGTGTGGTTCATGACTGGGGTGAAGTCGTAACAAGGTAGCCGTAGGGGAACCTGCGGCTGGATCACCTCCTTAAACGAAAACAGGTGTCTCAGTTCAGAGCTCACACGAATTGCTTGGTTGAAGAAAGAAAGAGCCAGGGGCTTCAGTCCCTAACATGATAAGTGAAGATGAAGGTCTTACTTTGATTGGGTCTGTAGCTCAGGTGGTTAGAGCGCACCCCTGATAAGGGTGAGGTCGGTGGTTCGAGTCCACCCAGACCCACCAGAATTTTCCTACTCGGCGTTAAATGATCTCTTGCATAGCAGGCTATGCGACGACATCATTTGCCTTGATTAGAAAAATTCTAGTAGTTCTAATTGCATATGGATTTGGTAACAAAGCCATCGAAAGATGGGGCTATAGCTCAGCTGGGAGAGCGCCTGCCTTGCACGCAGGAGGTCAGCAGTTCGATCCTGCTTAGCTCCACCACTCTCTGAATAAGAGACACGGACAGACACTTTACACTTGGATTTGTAATCACAAATAAGACGATTGAATGAATGGTTTTAATTCATTATCCAGTCGGTTTATTTCTGGTTATACACCAGAATGCTCTTTAACAATTTGGTAAGTAAAATTAAGTTAAGTTAGATGAAATCAGATTACCCTCTGAATTTATCTAACGGATAACATTGAGATTCATAATCAAGCGTTATCCGGCGAATATTGTTACGGTTTAGTTATATATAACCTGCTATTTGACTTAGACGAAATAGTTTTACGTTAGGCAAGGCGCAAGCTGAGCGAAAGAAGGAGTGTAGCCATGCTACATGACTGATTGAGTGAAGATTGTAACGCCGCATAACGTGAAAATATAAAGTCTAAGAAGACTATTTGGGGTTATATAGTCAAGTGACTAAGCGCATACGGTGGATGCCTTGGCAGTCAGAGGCGATGAAGGACGTAGAAACCTGCGATAAGCGTTGGGGAGCTGGTAAACAAGCTTTGATCCAACGATTTCCGAATGGGGAAACCCACCTGTCATCAGGCAGGTATCTTTTACTCAATACATAGGTAAAAGAGGCGAACCGGGAGAACTGAAACATCTAAGTACCCCGAGGAAAAGAAATCAACCGAGATTCCCCTAGTAGCGGCGAGCGAACGGGGAGTAGCCCTTAAGCTACTTTGTTGTTAGTAGAATCAGCTGGAAAGCTGAGCCATAGTGGGTGATAGCCCCGTACACGAAAACGGCATAGTAGTGAAATCGAGTAGGACGGGACACGTGGTATCCTGTCTGAACATGGGGGGACCATCCTCCAAGGCTAAATACTCCTGACTGACCGATAGTGAACCAGTACCGTGAGGGAAAGGCGAAAAGAACCCCTGTGAGGGGAGTGAAATAGATCCTGAAACCGTATGCGTACAAGCAGTGGGAGCAGACTTGTTCTGTGACTGCGTACCTTTTGTATAATGGGTCAGCGACTTAATTTCAGTAGCAAGGTTAACCGAATAGGGGAGCCGTAGAGAAATCGAGTCTTAATAGGGCGTTTAGTTGCTGGGATTAGACCCGAAACCGAGTGATCTATCCATGTGCAGGTTGAAGGTTAGGTAACACTGACTGGAGGACCGAACCCACTGTCGTTGAAAAGCCAGGGGATGACGTGTGGATAGGAGTGAAAGGCTAATCAAACTCGGAGATAGCTGGTTCTCCTCGAAAGCTATTTAGGTAGCGCCTCGTGAATTACCATTGGGGGTAGAGCACTGTTTCGGCTAGGGGGTCATCTCGACTTACCAACCCGATGCAAACTCCGAATACCGATGAGTACAATCACGGGAGACACACGGCGGGTGCTAACGTCCGTCGTGGAAAGGGAAACAACCCAGACCGCCAGCTAAGGTCCCAAAGTGTATGTTAAGTGGGAAACGATGTGGGAAGGCACAGACAGCTAGGAGGTTGGCTTAGAAGCAGCCACCCTTTAAAGAAAGCGTAATAGCTCACTAGTCGAGTCGGCCTGCGCGGAAGATGTAACGGGGCTAAAACATACCACCGAAGCTGCGGATGCGTGTTTACACGCATGGTAGAGGAGCGTTCTGTAGGCTGTTGAAGCGGAATTGAGAAGTTCCGTGGAGGTATCAGAAGTGCGAATGCTGACATGAGTAACGATAATGCGGGTGAAAAACCCGCACGCCGGAAGACCAAGGGTTCCTGCGCAACGCTAATCGGCGCAGGGTGAGTCGGCCCCTAAGGCGAGGCTGAAAAGCGTAGTCGATGGGAAACAGGTTAATATTCCTGTACCGCATATAACTGCGATGGGAGGACGGAGAAGGCTAGGCCAGCAACCTATCGGATGGTTGTTTAAGGTCGTAGGCTGGACACTTAGGCAAATCCGGGTGTCCATTAAGGCTGAGAACTGATGACGAGGTCTCTTTTACGAGACTGAAGTGGTTGATGCCATGCTTCCAGGAAAAGTCCCTAAGCTTCAGGTTATATGAGACCGTACCCCAAACCGACACAGGTGGTCAGGTAGAGAATACCAAGGCGCTTGAGAGAACTCGGGTGAAGGAACTAGGCAAAATGGTGCCGTAACTTCGGGAGAAGGCACGCTGTTGAGAGTGATCGGACTTGCTCCGTAAGCTTTTGACAGTCGAAGATACCAGATGGCTGCGACTGTTTATTAAAAACACAGCACTCTGCAAACTCGTAAGAGGACGTATAGGGTGTGACACCTGCCCGGTGCCGGAAGGTTAATTGATGGGGTTAGCTTAGGCGAAGCTCTTGATCGAAGCCCCGGTAAACGGCGGCCGTAACTATAACGGTCCTAAGGTAGCGAAATTCCTTGTCGGGTAAGTTCCGACCTGCACGAATGGTGTAACGATGGCCATGCTGTCTCCACCCGAGACTCAGTGAAATTGAAATCGCTGTTAAGATGCAGTGTATCCGCGGCTAGACGGAAAGACCCCGTGAACCTTTACTATAGCTTCACAGTGAACTTTGAGCCTACTTGTGTAGGATAGGTGGGAGGCTTTGAAACCCGGACGCTAGTTCGGGCGGAGCCATCCTTGAAATACCACCCTGGTATGTTTGAGGTTCTAACTCAGGTCCGTAATCCGGATCGAGGACACTGTGTGGTGGGTAGTTTGACTGGGGCGGTCTCCTCCCAAAGAGTAACGGAGGAGCACGAAGGTGTGCTAAGCATGGTCGGACATCATGCGGTTAGTGTAATGGCATAAGCGCGCTTAACTGCGAGACAGACACGTCGAGCAGGTACGAAAGTAGGTCATAGTGATCCGGTGGTTCTGTATGGAAGGGCCATCGCTCAACGGATAAAAGGTACTCCGGGGATAACAGGCTGATACCGCCCAAGAGTTCACATCGACGGCGGTGTTTGGCACCTCGATGTCGGCTCATCACATCCTGGGGCTGAAGCCGGTCCCAAGGGTATGGCTGTTCGCCATTTAAAGTGGTACGCGAGCTGGGTTTAGAACGTCGTGAGACAGTTCGGTCCCTATCTGCCGTGGACGTTGGAAATTTGAGAAGAGTTGCTCCTAGTACGAGAGGACCGGAGTGAACGAACCTCTGGTGTTCGGGTTGTTACGCCAGTAGCATTGCCCGGTAGCTATGTTCGGACAGGATAACCGCTGAAAGCATCTAAGCGGGAAGCCCCCTTCAAGATAAGATTTCCCTGGAGCTTCGAGCTCCCTAAAGGGCCCTTAAAGACTATGAGGTTGATAGGCTGGGTGTGTAAGCGTTGTGAGGCGTTGAGCTAACCAGTACTAATTGCCCGTGAGGCTTGACTATATAACGCCCAAATAGTTTTGGAATAACACCAAAACAAACAATATTGGCTAAGATTGTTCCAGACAATCTTGAGCATATCCTCCATCCATGGAGGTAACCGGATAATGTGATTATGATCCGAGATGTTAGATAACTTAATAACTTACTAAATGTTAAAGACATTGCAGAATTGATGTGGGTTGATCAACGCAAATATAGTGAACACTATAGAAAAGATGATCAACCGACCAAGGTTTTGCCTGATGACAATAGCGAACTGGAACCACCTGATCCCATCCCGAACTCAGTCGTGAAACGGTTCAGCGCCGATGGTAGTGTGGGGTCTCCCCATGTGAGAGTAGGTCATCGTCAGGCATCTAAATACGAAACCCCGATAGGTTATCCTATCGGGGTTTTTTATTGCCTGTCACATGGGGAAAGGTTAAAGGCGGAGCGCAGCGACCACAGACCATGAGAGAGTAGGGTGAGCGGTGGTGCCGAAGGCATACGAAGCACCGCTTCGGAAACCGTGAACGACTCGCATCTGTGATGCGAGGCCGGGCCATCGTCAGGCATCTAAATACGAAACCCCGATAGGTTATCCTGTCGGGGTTTTTTATTGCCTGGAAGAAAGTACGACGCAGCTATGCTTCGCGGCTAAGAGCCGTTCCTACCAATGCTTATTAACCATACGAAAGCTCCTGTCGGGGCGCCACGTTGGCGCGAAACAGTTACCCTGGTAATGTCAAACTGCCCAATCAGCTACCCCTTCGCACTCATATTTTGTTCTCTACTATTCCAATTCCATCAATTTATAGGTTCTAACGATTATAAAAGTCGCCTGCATCTATGTTTAGGTGTTTCATTAATGTTTAAAAAGAAATTGAAATAAAACATTACGAATTGCGACATATTTGAACAGTCATTTTTTAACCACTTTGGTAGTCTAAATTGAGAACTAGCTCATAAAATGATCAATTTAGCGACCAATTTGAGCTTTACTACGACTCTGTTCTCACAATCGCCTATAAAAACGACTAGACTGAAATTCAAATAAGAACAATAGTACTAAAAATGCAAGGTTCCGAATTGGGTATCAGGGTTAAAAATAATAAGGTAGACATGCCGTATAGAATAAGGAGGGGTTGAGATGTTGCATCTTAAGTCCGTTTTTAAAGCTAAAGCATTAAATGCTCGTAGCTCTTTGCCAATATTGCTGAGTGGTGGTTTAGTTTCACTTGCATCTCAGGCTTATGCTGACCTAACACCCATTGATGATGAAGGGTTGTCTTCTGTTGTGGGTCAGGCATACATATCTATAGACAAGACTTATCATCCTGAGGCTTCTCAAAATACATCATATACGCGTATAAATTTGGGTATGGATATTGAGTTGCAGTCGAATATTGAGTATTTAGAGTTGGGGCGTTATGAACGAAACGACCCTTATGGCTTAGAAAGGCCAGCGGATGTTATGGTGAGTAACTTCTCGTTAGGCTATATATACAACTCTAGCTATTTCAGCCAAAACCCCGATGCTGCTCGCCCTATAAAAAGTGATGGCTCGGCTTATCAGGATGGTGAGATCGTTCCCTTTGAAATAACGGATCCTTTTCTCGAATTTGCTTATGACGAAAGCAATAATGAAATGACTGGTGTCCGTATTGGGTTTGGTGAAGCAAAAGGTATGTTATCTGGGAGTATTGATTCGCTTACCGGTAACATAGATGTGGATATTCGCGATCAAGGCGAAGGTATGAGAGCCGCTAGCTCTAACGGCAATATTGCAGATAGGTTATTGGTTTTGTTAACCCCGCTTCTCGAGAAGGATAGCCCAATAGAGGCACAAGCCAAGTTGGTCGATGAAAATGGTAATCTAGACCCTATACGAGCAACTATGATCGGCATACCTGATGGCGACAAATTTGTGCTGAGTGGTGCTAGCGGTTTTACAAGGTGGTCAGTTAGAAATTTATTAGGCGGCCTCTCATCTAGTGATATTGAGGTGCCAAACTGTTCATTTTTTAGCTGTCCGGGCGGAGATATTATAATTTCTGTGAATGATTGCAAGGTATTGGGGGTTGATGCGTGCTTTAATCTCAAACAGTTTGAGAGTTTTCCGATTGGGCAAATAGAAGAACAAAATGGAAATCGCTATTTAACCGGCTCAGCAACAGGAATGTTTATTTCATTTCAGACTAAAGATTTGGAATGGTTACAGGACGTGAGGGCGCAAAATCCTAGCGCTGAAGATTTTGTAAAAGCTACTTCAGGTGCGTTTTTTAATATTCCTAATAGTAGTGTAACGGTTAACCTAGAAGAAGCCCTAAATGGCGTACCCAGAGTAAGAACAGAGTACATCGATAGAGGCAATGGACTATTTTAAATAATAAACGGGGGAAGTATGCAAGGTGGCAGGTTTAAAACAATAGTCACTCACATGTCGTTATCTGCACTGGTCTTGTGTGGGTCTGCGAATGCAGAGCTTGCCTCGTTAAGTGACGGAGAACTGTCTGAGGTTGATGGAGCCGGCGTTGGTTTGGTATTTGAAGATTTTATTTTTGATGCGCGTACTGATGCTGCCGCAGGCCAGACGTTCAAGATCAGTGGTATTAAAGATTCCACTGGTACTAAAGATGTCGCTATAACTGTTTCCCAACTTTACATCGCGAATTCTGGTAGTAATTATGGACAGAATCTATCAGGCGTAAATCTTGGTC
This genomic window from Alkalimarinus sediminis contains:
- a CDS encoding bactofilin family protein — encoded protein: MWGNKKSKGRKPVTGHFDTLISNKTQIVGDLQFSGGLHIDGTVKGTIRADESSEAIIRISDVGEVDGDVIAPHIIVNGTVHGDVYSSKHIELAANASIKGNVYYHLIEMVMGAEVNGNLVHNKEPVSVSGRAQPEDQRQEVEINSDDDSFEKEDSLSAN
- the erpA gene encoding iron-sulfur cluster insertion protein ErpA; translation: MSVVESHMPELLVFTDAAASKVKNLIEEEGNPELKLRVFVTGGGCSGFQYGFTFDEAMADDDTAIEKDGVLLLVDPMSYQYLVGATVDYSEGLQGSQFVVNNPNASSTCGCGSSFSI
- a CDS encoding anhydro-N-acetylmuramic acid kinase; amino-acid sequence: MAQLADEALFIGLMSGTSIDAVDAVLIQISDRISIVDSHSIAIPQILKNTILELCSSGYDEIQRAFELDRELGHLFAKAAIELCEKANIPSRRISAIGSHGQTIRHSPNGKHPFTLQIADPNTIAECTGITTIADFRRRDIAANGQGAPLVPAFHQDIFKDLNNSRAIVNIGGMANITLIAKSDTPTLGFDTGPGNVLLDYWVYKQKQQKYDHNGEWAKSGRVDTTLLSQLLAEPYLTLQPPKSTGRELFNSDWLEQHLLNFTHLTATDIQATLTEFTCKTISDAVMMCDAQLESDDIVNEVYICGGGAKNQHMMERLQALLPTKQVSSTSELGIAPDLVESVAFAWLAHRTLNKLSGNLTSVTGAKAERVLGAIYCGN
- a CDS encoding OapA family protein; this translates as MNRDFPKTHLLAAGSLSLAVTIMLLLSPSSEVEANRISIPLDITKESAHNDHAINQQTADSPSSEIVPSTPETQITDISSAQWDNFEVKKGDTLSTLFKKAGLNDKIMYQVIAGHKSNKQLANIYPGETLSFLMEESNEVSQIRLQRSQLESLVLTRGDNGKFTSEEVFIEPEVQLAYAEGKIDSSLFLAGQKAGLKQSMIMELANIFGWDIDFILDIRSGDSFNLIYEELYIDGNKIGEGNIIAATFNNQGRELKAVLYKDRKGDQNYFTPEGHSMRKAFLRSPIDFARISSHFNLRRKHPVLHTIRAHKGTDYAASRGTPIKATGDGKVIHAGRKGGYGKAVIIQHGQKISTLYAHMSKYARGVRNGARVKQGQIIGYVGSTGLASGPHLHYEFKVNGVQKNSVKVKLPQANPIHKSEMAEFKKQTRLYLSQLDTLSQSYRLAAN
- the tyrS gene encoding tyrosine--tRNA ligase; its protein translation is MSSVEHALSVIRRGVDEILVEEDLIKKLESGKRLRIKAGFDPTAPDLHLGHTVLINKLKQFQDLGHEVLFLIGDFTGMIGDPTGKSATRPPLTEEQVAKNAESYKEQVFKILDPEKTTVMFNSEWMSKMSASDMIRLAGQYTVARMLERDDFSKRFKGEQSIAIHEFLYPLVQGYDSVAMQADVELGGTDQKFNLLMGRTLQKSAGQDPQTIITMPILEGLDGVQKMSKSLGNYIGVSDAPGEMYTKILSMPDALMWRYFELLSFKPMEEVEAYRQEVSSGRNPQEIKQVLAREIIERFHDASAAENAHKSAGNKMDLGEIPDDVPEVDLELEGQSEIWINEILRRAGLVVNGKAAKDALGRGVVFADGEKIEAGFKMVAGDSKVIQAGKKKIARVTVK